One window of Halorussus sp. MSC15.2 genomic DNA carries:
- a CDS encoding sugar phosphate nucleotidyltransferase: MTVRAAVVLAAGEGTRLRPLTRNRPKPMLPAADRPILEHVFDALIGAGIERLHVVVGYKRDRVQNHFGPTYRNVPVNYVVQDKQLGSGHALLQAREAVEGEDGFLVVNGDQVIERQMVADVLDAFEETDGSATLAVTEQADVSHYGAVVMDGDRVVELVEKPETDDYRLLNAGVYAFDPSIFEAIEETPRVQGELALTDTLVRLLDREATVRGVVTEELWEDATYPWDLLDVSSDLLLHGRVTEPEREESVWVADSATIHEDASLQGPVVVGPDTEVRPGAVVGPYAALGRNATVGANAVVSRSVLDTDTRVGPNSTLLDCVTGQGVSLGADATVPGGPGDVRVGARVFEGQRLGALLADRVRADGDVSFDPGTLVGPNAHLRTGVTVSENISEHAEVFR, translated from the coding sequence ATGACTGTTCGCGCCGCCGTCGTGCTGGCCGCTGGAGAGGGGACTCGCTTGCGTCCGCTGACCCGAAACCGTCCGAAACCGATGCTCCCGGCCGCTGACCGACCGATTCTCGAACACGTCTTCGACGCGCTCATCGGGGCGGGCATCGAGCGACTCCACGTCGTCGTCGGGTACAAGCGCGACCGCGTGCAAAACCACTTCGGACCGACGTACCGGAACGTCCCCGTCAACTACGTCGTGCAGGACAAGCAGTTGGGGAGCGGCCACGCCCTCCTGCAGGCCCGCGAAGCGGTCGAAGGCGAGGACGGCTTCCTCGTGGTGAACGGCGACCAAGTCATCGAGCGCCAGATGGTCGCCGACGTTCTCGACGCCTTCGAGGAGACCGACGGGAGCGCGACCCTCGCGGTCACCGAACAGGCCGACGTCTCCCACTACGGCGCTGTCGTGATGGACGGCGACCGCGTGGTCGAACTGGTCGAGAAACCCGAGACCGACGACTACCGCCTGCTCAACGCCGGGGTGTACGCCTTCGACCCGTCCATCTTCGAGGCCATCGAGGAGACGCCCCGCGTGCAGGGCGAACTCGCGCTGACCGACACGCTGGTCCGCCTGCTCGACCGCGAGGCGACGGTCCGGGGCGTCGTGACCGAGGAACTCTGGGAGGACGCCACCTACCCGTGGGACCTGCTCGACGTGTCCAGCGACCTGCTACTCCACGGCCGAGTCACCGAACCCGAGCGCGAGGAGTCGGTCTGGGTCGCCGACAGCGCGACGATTCACGAGGACGCCAGCCTCCAAGGCCCGGTCGTCGTCGGTCCGGACACCGAGGTCCGACCCGGCGCGGTCGTGGGTCCGTACGCCGCGCTCGGCCGGAACGCCACGGTCGGCGCGAACGCGGTCGTCTCGCGGTCGGTGCTGGACACCGACACCCGCGTCGGTCCCAACTCCACCCTGTTGGACTGCGTGACCGGACAGGGGGTCTCGCTCGGCGCGGACGCCACGGTTCCGGGCGGGCCGGGCGACGTGCGAGTCGGCGCGAGGGTCTTCGAAGGCCAGCGACTCGGCGCGCTGCTGGCCGACCGCGTCCGCGCGGACGGGGACGTGAGCTTCGACCCGGGCACGCTTGTCGGCCCGAACGCTCACCTCCGGACCGGCGTGACCGTTTCCGAAAATATAAGCGAACACGCCGAGGTGTTCCGGTGA